Genomic segment of Streptomyces sp. NBC_00654:
CGGTCATCGGGGTGCCGTCGTGGAAGGTGACGCCGTCGCGCAGGGTCAGGACGAGGGTCTTGTCGTCGGGCGTCTCGGCCTTCTCGGCGAGGAAGGGCTTCGTCGACATGTCCGGCTGGAGCTGGTAGAGCCGCTCGCAGACGTTGGTGAGGACGACGCGGCCCGCGCTGGAGCCCTGGGTGTCCAGGTCGAGGGAGTCCGGTTCGTCCTCCAGGAGCCAGTCGGCGCCCGCGAGTTCGCCCTTGGCCGGGGCGGTGACCGGGGTGAGTTCCCGTGCGCCGGCGTCGGTGGCGCTGCCGCTGCCCGCGGTGTTCCGGGTGGCGCCGCTGCAGCCCGCGGCCGCGGCGAGCGTCGCGGCGACGAGGCCCGCGGCGAGTGCCGTCCTGCGTGAAGTGGTGTGGGTCATCACGTGCGTCCTGTCAGTTCTGGCCGTACGGGCCGTCGTAGAGGTTCCAGGGGAGGTGCTGGTACTCGCGGTCGCAGGGGGTGCCGGCGGTGACGTGGTAGTCGCCGGTGGTGAGGTCGGCCAGCGAGGAGACGAGGGTCGTCCAGTGCTTGATGACCGGCTGCCGCGGGTCCGGGTGGGTGCACAGCGACTCGGGGTGACCGAGGTGGTCCGACATCGCGCGGCGGACGATCCCCCGCGACTCCTCGGGCCCGGTGGAGCCGCGCAGTGCCCTGAGGCCCTGTTCGGCGCGTGGGACACGGACCAGGGAATCGGAGGACATGGGGCGGTATCCGGCGGCGGCCAGGGGGGCGGGGATGCCGGCCTGGTAGTGGTTGCCGTGCACCAGCAGCCCGTCGGTCGGGTACATCCAGCCGTGCCCCGCCGGGGTGGTCTCCAGGTCGATGGCGAAACCCTCGCGGCAGGTGAGCAGGGCGTTGCTGGCGATGTGGGCCCGGGTGCGGCAGAGCACGTCGAGGGCGTCGGTGATGTTGCTCTGGTCCAGGACGCTGCGGCGTACGACGGTCTGGGGCAGCCCGATCGTGTCGTCGAAACGGCCGCCGAGTCCGTTGGCGTTGAAGGCGATCCCGGCGGAGTTGGCGCCCTGGCGGCCGATCTGTCCGGCCTCGACCTGCATGATCAGGGTCGGCTTCGGCGGCTGGACGATCCGGATCATCACGACGGTGTCGGCGACTCCGGCCCGCCAGTCCCAGTTCTGCCCGGCGTAGACATGGCCGTCGCCGCTGGCCTCGCCGTAGGCGGCGAAGGAGGTGCATCCCTCGGCGGGCTCCTCCTCGGTCTTCTCACCGGCGGGCTCCCCGGCGGTCCCCCCGGCGGGAAGTGCCGCGCCCGTCCGTTCCCCGGCCTCCATCCGGGCGAACGACTTGTCGTAGATGACCTCGCCCCGGGCGTTCAGGGCGAGGACGTCCAGCAGACCGACCCCGGCACCGTCCGCGATGCCCCGCATCTCCTCGACGAGGTGGGGTGCGTAGGCGGTGACGGGTTCCAGCCAGCGGGCGGCGCGGGCGGTGACCCGGTCCCAGGTCAGACCGGCGGACTGGCCGAATGCCTCCTCGTAGTAGCCGAGGGCGGCGTGCAGTTGGGGCCGTACGGCCTCGCCGTACTGGCGGCCCCGGTCGAGGGGGCTGCCGGAGATCTCGATGACCGGGAGGACCCGGGCGGGGGCGGGTTCCGTGGGACGGGGTGCCATTCTTCTCCTCGCGACGGAACGCTCCGAACCGGCGTCGCGGGACCACCACGATCCTGTAACGTCGATTTCAGAAAGCGTTCCCTTTGGAACGTACTGCCCAGGACAGTAACGCCGGTCACACGGAAGTCAATGCTTGTAATGGAAATTCCAGAGAACGAGACCGGAGTGACGCGTCTTCGGGCCGCGATTCGCGATCAATGGGAGGAACTGTCCACTTCTGAGCGTGCTGTGGCGCAGTATCTGGTCAGCGCACCCGTCGAGCAGTTGCTCTTCGCCAGCGCCCAGGAGCTGGGCGTCGCCAGCTCCACCAGCAACGCCACCGTCGTACGCGCCCTCCAGCGGCTCGGTTACGCCGGACTGCCCGCGCTGAAGCGGGAGCTGGCCAATGACTTCACCGCGGCGGTCGCTCCCGAGGTGCGCCTCAAGCAGCGGATCGCCTATGTGGGCCAGGATCTGGACTCCATCTGGGCCGATGTCTTCGACGAGGCCCATGAGCGCATCGACCAGGCCAGACGGCTCACCGAACCGGAGGCACTGAAGCGCTCGGTGGCCGCTCTCGCCGAGGCGCGCGAGGTGTTCTGCTACGGGATCGCCGCCTCCGAGGCGGGCGCCCGGCATCTGGCGCTGGCGCTCGGCCGGATCGGCCGCCGGGCCCGGTTCGTCTCCGAGACGGGCTTCGCGCTCGCCGACCAGCTGCTCGCGCTCGGCCAGGGCGACGCGGTGGTGATCTTCCAGCCGGGCCGCCGGCTGGTGGAACTGTCGGTCATGATGGACCGCGCCCGCGCGGTCGGCGCCAAGGTCGTCCTGGTCACGGACGAGCTGGGCGAGGCGTACGCGGACCGGGTCGAGGCGGTCCTGACCGCGCCGCACACCCCGACCGGGATCACGGCCGAATCGCTGACGGGGCTGCTGGTCGCCGACGCGCTGCTGCTGGCGCTGGCCACCCTGGACGAGACCCGGGCCGTGGAGTCCTCCCACCAGCTGACGGCGCTGCGGGAACAGCTGCTGGACCGCAAGCGCCGCGACTGAGCGGACCGCCGGTCCCGGGGCGCGGGCGTCCCCGGCCCCGGCGCCGCCCCGGCCTTGACCTTGACACCGTGTGAAGCCGTGCAGTGGGAGCCATCATGTTCACCATCGGAGACTTCGCCAGGTACGGGCGGGTGTCGCCCCGCATGCTGCGTCACTACGACGCCATCGGACTGCTGCACCCCGACCGCACCGACCCCGCCACGGGATACCGCTTCTACGGTGCCGCTCAGCTCGCCCGCCTCAACCGCGTCATCGCCCTCAAGGACCTCGGCTTCACGCTCCAGCAGGTGCACGCCGTCCTCGACGA
This window contains:
- a CDS encoding C45 family peptidase, producing the protein MAPRPTEPAPARVLPVIEISGSPLDRGRQYGEAVRPQLHAALGYYEEAFGQSAGLTWDRVTARAARWLEPVTAYAPHLVEEMRGIADGAGVGLLDVLALNARGEVIYDKSFARMEAGERTGAALPAGGTAGEPAGEKTEEEPAEGCTSFAAYGEASGDGHVYAGQNWDWRAGVADTVVMIRIVQPPKPTLIMQVEAGQIGRQGANSAGIAFNANGLGGRFDDTIGLPQTVVRRSVLDQSNITDALDVLCRTRAHIASNALLTCREGFAIDLETTPAGHGWMYPTDGLLVHGNHYQAGIPAPLAAAGYRPMSSDSLVRVPRAEQGLRALRGSTGPEESRGIVRRAMSDHLGHPESLCTHPDPRQPVIKHWTTLVSSLADLTTGDYHVTAGTPCDREYQHLPWNLYDGPYGQN
- a CDS encoding MurR/RpiR family transcriptional regulator; amino-acid sequence: MEIPENETGVTRLRAAIRDQWEELSTSERAVAQYLVSAPVEQLLFASAQELGVASSTSNATVVRALQRLGYAGLPALKRELANDFTAAVAPEVRLKQRIAYVGQDLDSIWADVFDEAHERIDQARRLTEPEALKRSVAALAEAREVFCYGIAASEAGARHLALALGRIGRRARFVSETGFALADQLLALGQGDAVVIFQPGRRLVELSVMMDRARAVGAKVVLVTDELGEAYADRVEAVLTAPHTPTGITAESLTGLLVADALLLALATLDETRAVESSHQLTALREQLLDRKRRD